In Acidobacteriota bacterium, a single window of DNA contains:
- a CDS encoding radical SAM protein yields MKILLFNPDNGISRNFMPHLWMFLLQALTPPEHEVVLIDGNAKPMNEADIAKFVREENIGLVGIGAMTRMIAKAYRMADAIRAIGVPVVMGGPHVTEMPDEALGLGGGRRHADAVALGEADETWPLIVADAVRGQLKEIYAPLDATGKEQKPSLQPYPAIPWETMDLAQFNLVPKMFSRWLKKFASGWGSFRLIPMETGRGCPYGCEFCTVTGFFGDSIRFRSNQSVVDELLRLKARAQNEGGKIAVFFIDDNFAINPKRTKSLLRDIIAANAQVYWVAQISANLLRDEELVDLIAQSGGKWIFIGMESVDPINLADVNKGFNKPNEYQAVLERLAQRNIHAITSFIFGMDNDTPGVADRTLRQIRSWPPGLPVFGQLTPFPSTPLYARLKTAGRLTRPTHWLDFAPYQMAHTPLKMTIAEAQAELEHAWASSYSPEAIAGAVQALNHQPLGHRINILLARLCFRGIYFPQKGKWSWMRLIAQNRRTIFKLLREGWQGRRRRKPPKELSRPVFDAEPGD; encoded by the coding sequence ATGAAAATTTTACTTTTCAATCCCGATAATGGGATTTCGCGCAACTTCATGCCGCATTTATGGATGTTTCTGCTTCAGGCATTGACGCCTCCCGAACATGAAGTGGTGTTGATTGATGGCAATGCCAAGCCGATGAATGAAGCGGATATTGCGAAATTCGTGCGCGAGGAAAACATCGGACTGGTCGGCATCGGAGCCATGACGCGAATGATTGCCAAAGCCTACCGCATGGCTGATGCCATTCGCGCAATCGGCGTGCCTGTTGTAATGGGGGGACCTCATGTAACCGAAATGCCGGATGAAGCGCTCGGTCTGGGCGGCGGGCGGCGACACGCCGACGCTGTGGCACTTGGGGAAGCCGATGAAACCTGGCCGCTCATTGTCGCTGACGCCGTGCGCGGTCAACTCAAAGAAATCTATGCGCCTTTGGATGCGACGGGCAAAGAACAAAAGCCCAGTCTTCAACCCTATCCGGCAATACCCTGGGAAACTATGGACTTGGCGCAATTCAATCTGGTTCCCAAAATGTTTTCCCGCTGGCTGAAAAAATTTGCCAGCGGTTGGGGAAGCTTTCGCCTGATTCCGATGGAAACCGGGCGCGGTTGTCCTTACGGTTGCGAGTTCTGCACGGTCACAGGTTTTTTCGGAGATTCCATCAGGTTCCGTTCAAATCAAAGCGTCGTCGATGAATTGTTGCGCCTGAAAGCCCGCGCGCAAAACGAAGGCGGCAAAATTGCCGTGTTTTTTATTGATGATAATTTCGCCATCAATCCCAAACGGACCAAATCCCTGCTGCGCGATATCATTGCCGCTAACGCCCAGGTGTACTGGGTTGCGCAAATCAGCGCCAATCTGTTACGCGACGAAGAATTGGTTGACCTGATTGCCCAGTCGGGCGGCAAATGGATATTTATCGGCATGGAATCCGTAGACCCGATTAACCTGGCTGATGTCAACAAGGGCTTCAACAAACCCAACGAATATCAGGCGGTGCTTGAACGGCTTGCTCAACGTAATATTCACGCCATCACTTCATTCATCTTCGGAATGGATAATGATACGCCGGGGGTGGCGGATCGAACGCTGCGACAAATACGCAGTTGGCCGCCGGGTCTGCCGGTATTCGGACAACTCACGCCCTTCCCCTCAACGCCGTTATATGCCCGTTTAAAAACTGCCGGCAGACTGACACGGCCCACTCACTGGCTGGATTTTGCGCCTTACCAGATGGCACATACGCCCTTGAAGATGACGATTGCCGAGGCGCAGGCTGAACTCGAACACGCCTGGGCTTCTTCTTATAGCCCTGAGGCGATTGCCGGTGCCGTGCAAGCCTTAAATCATCAACCCCTCGGACACCGCATCAATATCCTGCTTGCCCGTTTATGTTTTCGGGGCATTTATTTTCCTCAAAAAGGAAAGTGGAGTTGGATGCGGTTGATTGCCCAAAATCGCCGCACCATTTTTAAACTGCTGCGTGAAGGTTGGCAGGGTCGTCGCCGACGCAAGCCACCAAAGGAATTGAGCCGTCCGGTATTTGATGCGGAACCCGGTGATTGA